The Arthrobacter sp. NicSoilC5 genome has a window encoding:
- the nadE gene encoding ammonia-dependent NAD(+) synthetase has product MRELQAKIIEEMGVQPRIDPAGEVRKRVTFLKEYLKATHTKGFVLGISGGLDSSLAGRLAQLAVDELEAEGVEANFVAVRLPYGVQHDEEDAQAALDFIKAKTEWTFNISAAVDGFEDEFEKTVGSEISDFHKGNTKARTRMIAQYALAGEFNYLVLGTDHGAESVTGFFTKYGDGGADILPLFGLNKRQNRALLAELGAPARVWEKVPTADLLDDRPGRTDEDELGISYDQIDDYLEGREVPDAVAESIEQKYLRTRHKRTVPVTIFDTWWKGEGPVEPRAGL; this is encoded by the coding sequence ATGCGCGAACTCCAGGCCAAGATCATTGAAGAAATGGGCGTTCAGCCCCGGATCGATCCCGCAGGGGAGGTGCGCAAACGCGTCACATTCCTCAAGGAATACTTGAAGGCCACCCACACCAAAGGCTTTGTCCTGGGCATCTCCGGCGGACTTGATTCCTCGCTCGCCGGAAGACTGGCCCAGCTGGCGGTTGATGAGCTTGAGGCCGAGGGCGTAGAGGCCAACTTCGTTGCAGTCCGCCTGCCCTACGGCGTGCAGCACGATGAGGAAGACGCCCAGGCGGCGCTGGACTTCATCAAGGCCAAGACCGAATGGACGTTCAACATCTCGGCGGCGGTGGATGGTTTCGAGGACGAGTTCGAGAAGACCGTGGGCTCGGAGATCTCCGACTTCCACAAGGGAAACACCAAGGCCCGCACCCGGATGATCGCCCAGTATGCGCTGGCCGGCGAGTTCAACTACCTGGTGCTCGGCACCGACCACGGCGCGGAGTCCGTCACGGGCTTCTTCACCAAGTACGGCGACGGCGGGGCTGACATCCTTCCCCTGTTCGGCCTCAACAAGCGGCAGAACCGGGCCCTCCTGGCGGAACTGGGTGCACCGGCGCGCGTGTGGGAAAAGGTGCCCACGGCAGACCTGCTCGACGACCGGCCGGGCCGCACCGACGAGGACGAACTGGGCATCAGCTACGACCAGATCGACGACTACCTCGAAGGCCGCGAGGTCCCGGACGCGGTGGCCGAATCCATCGAGCAGAAGTATCTCCGGACCCGCCACAAGCGCACCGTGCCGGTGACCATCTTTGACACGTGGTGGAAGGGCGAAGGGCCCGTGGAGCCCCGCGCCGGGCTGTAG
- a CDS encoding GAF and ANTAR domain-containing protein: MSATDQVQNLILESADFEDFLNELARFSAHQMAGDGDDALCGITLLRDRKAATIGWSSEAAREVDEIQYSLAQGPCLSAAQEEREVYVPDLLQEDRWGPDYAAAVASHGLRSVLSLPFNLQGEAKAALNLYSDAPRKFDGRAADRARDFTREISEALRLAVRFSLHADSATNLRATLESRTIIDIAIGIVMAQNRCSQEAAVEILTEASSNSNTKLRDIAKSLVDSVGGTAGARTHYQEPGKVGQGRRA; the protein is encoded by the coding sequence TTGAGCGCGACGGACCAAGTCCAGAACCTCATCCTGGAAAGCGCCGATTTCGAGGACTTCCTCAACGAGTTGGCACGCTTCTCCGCGCACCAGATGGCAGGCGACGGCGACGACGCCCTGTGCGGCATCACGCTGCTCCGCGACCGCAAGGCAGCCACCATCGGCTGGAGCAGCGAAGCGGCGCGGGAAGTGGATGAAATCCAGTATTCCCTCGCCCAGGGACCGTGCTTGTCCGCGGCACAGGAAGAGCGCGAGGTCTACGTCCCGGACCTCTTGCAGGAGGACCGGTGGGGGCCGGACTATGCGGCTGCCGTTGCCTCCCACGGGTTGCGTTCGGTGCTGTCGCTGCCGTTCAACCTGCAGGGGGAGGCCAAGGCCGCGCTGAACCTCTACTCCGACGCCCCGCGCAAGTTTGACGGCCGGGCGGCGGACAGGGCGCGGGACTTCACCCGGGAAATTTCCGAAGCACTCCGGCTGGCTGTCCGGTTCTCGCTGCACGCAGACAGTGCGACGAACCTGCGGGCCACGCTGGAGTCGAGGACCATCATCGATATCGCCATCGGCATCGTCATGGCGCAGAACCGGTGCAGCCAGGAAGCCGCCGTCGAAATCCTCACCGAGGCGTCCAGCAACAGCAACACCAAACTCCGGGACATCGCCAAGTCGCTGGTGGATTCGGTGGGCGGCACCGCCGGAGCGCGTACCCACTACCAGGAACCGGGCAAAGTCGGCCAGGGTCGGCGGGCCTGA
- a CDS encoding CoA transferase subunit A → MKKLQASAATALEGSLQDGITLAVGGFGLSGIPADLIEAVRDSGVRDLTVVSNNMGVDGKGLGILIEAGQVRKVIASYVGENKLFAEQYLAGKLEVEFTPQGTLAERLRAGGAGIPAFYTKTGVGTLVAEGKPHEVFDGETYVQERAIRADVALVHAHTADTDGNLVYRYTARNFNPVVATAGILTVAEAEVIVEPGDLDPNHIATPGVFVQRLVQATDRVKDIEQRTVRPRTGLVPA, encoded by the coding sequence ATGAAGAAACTCCAGGCTTCTGCCGCCACGGCCCTGGAAGGGTCCCTGCAGGACGGCATCACCCTCGCCGTCGGCGGGTTCGGCTTGAGCGGCATCCCGGCCGACCTCATCGAAGCCGTCCGGGATTCCGGCGTGCGGGACCTCACTGTGGTCTCCAACAACATGGGTGTGGACGGCAAGGGGCTGGGCATCCTCATCGAGGCGGGCCAGGTCCGCAAGGTGATCGCCTCCTACGTTGGGGAAAACAAGCTGTTCGCCGAGCAGTACCTCGCCGGCAAGCTTGAGGTGGAGTTCACCCCGCAGGGCACCCTGGCTGAGCGCCTCCGCGCCGGCGGCGCAGGAATCCCGGCTTTCTACACCAAGACCGGGGTGGGCACCCTGGTGGCCGAAGGCAAGCCGCACGAGGTCTTCGACGGCGAAACATACGTCCAGGAGCGGGCCATCCGCGCCGACGTCGCACTGGTCCACGCCCACACCGCGGACACCGATGGCAACCTCGTCTACCGCTACACGGCCCGCAACTTCAACCCGGTGGTGGCCACGGCCGGGATCCTGACCGTTGCAGAGGCGGAAGTGATCGTGGAGCCCGGCGACCTGGACCCGAACCACATCGCCACCCCGGGCGTCTTTGTCCAGCGGCTGGTGCAGGCCACAGACCGGGTCAAGGACATCGAGCAGCGCACCGTCCGGCCGCGCACCGGCCTTGTCCCGGCCTGA
- the fbaA gene encoding class II fructose-bisphosphate aldolase — MPIATPEIYAEMIDRAKAGGFAFPAVNVTSSQTLNAALRGFAEAESDGIVQVSTGGAAYWSGASTKDMVAGSLGFAAFAREVAKNYGVNIALHTDHCPKDKLDGFVLPLLEASEAEVKAGRNPLFNSHMWDGSAETLQENLKIARDLLARTAAAKMILEVEIGTVGGEEDGVENAINDKLYTTVEDALATIDALGAGENGRYITALTFGNVHGVYKPGGVKLRPEILKDIQAQVGAKIGKDNPFDLVFHGGSGSSDQEIADAVSYGVIKMNIDTDTQYAYTRPVADHMFKNYDGVLKVDGEVGNKKTYDPRVWGASAEAGLAARVVEATKQLGSAGKTF, encoded by the coding sequence ATGCCCATTGCAACCCCAGAGATCTACGCCGAGATGATCGACCGCGCGAAGGCGGGCGGATTCGCCTTCCCCGCCGTCAACGTCACGTCCTCGCAGACGCTGAACGCGGCACTGCGTGGCTTCGCCGAGGCAGAGTCCGACGGCATCGTGCAGGTTTCCACCGGCGGTGCCGCCTACTGGTCAGGTGCCTCCACCAAGGACATGGTGGCTGGTTCCCTGGGCTTTGCTGCCTTCGCCCGCGAGGTGGCCAAGAACTACGGTGTCAACATCGCCCTGCACACGGACCACTGCCCCAAGGACAAGCTGGACGGCTTTGTCCTGCCGCTGCTGGAAGCGTCCGAGGCTGAAGTCAAGGCCGGCCGCAACCCGCTGTTCAACTCCCACATGTGGGACGGCTCCGCAGAGACCCTGCAGGAGAACCTGAAGATCGCCCGCGACCTGCTGGCCCGCACCGCGGCAGCCAAGATGATCCTCGAGGTGGAGATCGGCACCGTCGGCGGCGAGGAAGACGGCGTGGAGAACGCCATCAACGACAAGCTCTACACCACGGTCGAGGACGCCCTGGCCACCATCGACGCCCTCGGCGCTGGTGAAAACGGCCGCTACATCACCGCCCTGACCTTCGGCAACGTGCACGGCGTCTACAAGCCCGGCGGCGTCAAGCTGCGCCCGGAGATCCTCAAGGACATCCAGGCCCAGGTGGGTGCCAAGATCGGCAAGGACAACCCGTTCGACCTCGTGTTCCACGGCGGCTCCGGCTCCTCCGACCAGGAGATCGCCGACGCCGTTTCCTACGGCGTGATCAAGATGAACATCGACACCGACACCCAGTACGCCTACACGCGTCCGGTGGCTGACCACATGTTCAAGAACTACGACGGCGTCCTGAAGGTTGACGGCGAAGTGGGCAACAAGAAGACCTACGACCCCCGCGTCTGGGGCGCCTCCGCCGAAGCCGGCCTGGCAGCCCGCGTGGTGGAAGCCACCAAGCAGCTCGGTTCGGCCGGAAAGACCTTCTAG
- a CDS encoding HAD-IIA family hydrolase: protein MADEDQVAGNPAVYRSGQEIECWLTDMDGVLVHENQPIPGAAELIQRWVDTSKRFLVLTNNSIFTPRDLAARLRASGLEIPEENIWTSALATAQFLKDQVSAGGSESGNRAYTIGEAGLTTALHEAGFILTDQSPDFVVLGETRTYSFEAITTAIRLILAGARFIATNPDATGPSKDGPMPATGAIAALITKATGREPYIVGKPNPMMFRSAMNQIDAHSETTAMIGDRMDTDIIAGMEAGLHTVLVLSGITHKDDIAAYPFRPNQVLNSVADLKNQI from the coding sequence ATGGCAGACGAGGACCAGGTAGCAGGCAACCCGGCGGTATACCGGAGCGGCCAGGAGATTGAGTGCTGGCTGACGGACATGGACGGCGTCCTGGTCCATGAAAACCAGCCCATCCCCGGGGCGGCTGAGCTGATCCAGCGCTGGGTGGACACCTCAAAGCGCTTCCTCGTGCTGACCAACAACTCCATCTTCACGCCCCGCGACCTCGCCGCACGCCTGCGCGCTTCCGGGCTGGAGATCCCCGAGGAGAACATTTGGACCTCCGCCCTGGCCACCGCCCAGTTCCTGAAGGACCAGGTGTCTGCCGGTGGCTCGGAATCGGGCAACCGCGCCTACACCATCGGCGAAGCAGGGCTGACGACGGCGCTGCACGAGGCTGGCTTCATCCTCACCGACCAGAGCCCGGACTTCGTGGTCCTCGGCGAGACGCGCACGTACTCTTTTGAGGCAATCACCACGGCCATCCGCCTGATCCTGGCCGGTGCGCGGTTCATCGCCACCAACCCGGATGCCACCGGCCCCTCCAAGGACGGCCCCATGCCGGCCACGGGTGCCATCGCGGCCCTGATCACCAAGGCCACCGGCCGCGAACCGTACATTGTGGGCAAGCCGAACCCCATGATGTTCCGGTCGGCCATGAACCAGATCGATGCACACTCCGAGACCACCGCCATGATCGGTGACCGGATGGACACGGACATCATCGCCGGCATGGAGGCAGGCCTGCACACCGTCCTGGTCCTCAGCGGCATCACGCACAAGGACGACATCGCCGCGTACCCCTTCCGGCCCAACCAGGTGCTGAATTCCGTGGCGGACCTGAAGAACCAGATCTAG
- a CDS encoding thioesterase domain-containing protein, whose product MPYEGEVNPQSRRGVSDARLLAEAAALKRFSRRTFLAGAGASGLLAADMLMTREVQSQRRTTRILTIADDFADAYYPDASWFLFPGYKTSWEEAQWILNTLRGALNKRARLAAVGYSNLGLNITEVVNAITDYITAEKITKLFFYGHSFGGMLATQVAARLLALQGVQVQFILLDSSPYSAHDVLDQSWFDGVVFLYESGVRFPSTLRGGYELGERIIHKDERSWRQILNQTLEQLSPIAPSNVLVQTESAYIYHFEGSLFAGHLGTAKMAYIGNPKDGTVDYETAAETWAVVFKDNMVSSNLQTTGAAPAHASPGWNPQIYRPLVTELLDEYFPLPRGGSRVSIF is encoded by the coding sequence GTGCCGTATGAGGGGGAAGTTAATCCACAGAGCCGGCGAGGGGTCTCCGATGCCCGGCTGCTGGCGGAAGCGGCTGCCCTCAAACGCTTTTCGCGGCGTACGTTCCTGGCCGGGGCCGGCGCCTCCGGGCTGCTGGCGGCGGACATGCTGATGACCCGTGAAGTGCAGTCGCAGCGCCGGACTACCAGGATCCTGACCATTGCGGACGACTTCGCCGATGCCTACTACCCGGACGCAAGCTGGTTCCTGTTCCCCGGGTACAAGACCAGCTGGGAAGAAGCGCAGTGGATCCTGAACACGCTCAGGGGCGCACTGAACAAGCGCGCCCGGCTCGCCGCCGTCGGATATTCCAACCTGGGGCTCAACATCACTGAGGTGGTCAACGCGATCACCGACTACATCACTGCAGAGAAGATCACCAAGCTCTTCTTTTACGGGCACAGCTTCGGCGGCATGCTCGCCACCCAGGTGGCGGCCCGGCTCCTGGCCCTGCAGGGTGTCCAGGTGCAGTTCATCCTCCTGGACTCCAGCCCCTACAGCGCCCATGACGTCCTGGACCAAAGCTGGTTCGACGGCGTGGTGTTCCTCTACGAGAGCGGCGTCAGGTTCCCCTCCACCCTGCGCGGCGGGTATGAACTGGGGGAGCGGATCATCCACAAGGACGAACGGAGCTGGCGCCAGATCCTGAACCAGACGCTGGAGCAGCTCTCACCCATTGCCCCGTCCAACGTCCTGGTCCAAACGGAGTCCGCCTACATCTACCACTTCGAGGGAAGCCTGTTCGCCGGCCACCTCGGAACAGCCAAGATGGCCTATATCGGCAACCCCAAAGACGGCACTGTTGACTATGAGACCGCGGCCGAAACCTGGGCGGTGGTGTTCAAGGACAACATGGTCTCCAGCAACCTGCAGACCACGGGTGCGGCGCCCGCCCACGCCAGCCCCGGCTGGAACCCGCAGATCTACCGGCCCCTGGTCACGGAACTGCTGGACGAGTACTTCCCGCTGCCCCGGGGCGGCTCCCGGGTCAGCATCTTCTAG
- a CDS encoding IclR family transcriptional regulator: MASTPVQGAQVVARIAELLRLVGRGSEGMPLAALVRESGLTRPTAHRLLTSLAAEGLLDHDPVTGNWVLGPEILLMGSVASARFPMEDIARPSLRRLAQATGESAFFSIRRGNETVCLLREEGSFPVRSFVLHEGVRFPLGVASAGTAILAFLPTNEQEELLGRWPEHAGAFAVNHTADLVRKNLARTRLAGYSVNPGLVLEGSWGMGAAVFDRSGRPAWALSLTGIEPRFKAERQEELGGLLMAEAHRITQQLGGRADGGRRAR, translated from the coding sequence ATGGCATCGACGCCGGTGCAGGGTGCCCAGGTGGTGGCGCGGATCGCGGAACTGCTGCGGCTGGTGGGCCGCGGCTCGGAGGGGATGCCCCTCGCGGCCCTGGTCCGGGAATCAGGCCTCACGCGCCCAACGGCCCACAGGCTCCTGACATCGCTCGCCGCGGAGGGCTTGCTGGACCATGATCCCGTCACGGGCAATTGGGTCCTGGGTCCGGAAATCCTCCTGATGGGATCGGTGGCCTCGGCACGGTTTCCCATGGAGGACATCGCCCGGCCCAGCCTGCGCCGGCTGGCCCAGGCCACGGGGGAGAGCGCCTTCTTCTCCATCCGCCGGGGCAATGAGACGGTGTGCCTCCTGCGTGAGGAGGGCAGCTTCCCTGTCCGGTCTTTTGTCCTGCATGAGGGCGTCCGCTTCCCGCTGGGCGTCGCGTCAGCCGGGACAGCCATCCTGGCCTTCCTGCCAACGAATGAGCAGGAAGAGTTGCTGGGCCGGTGGCCGGAGCATGCGGGGGCCTTCGCGGTGAACCACACGGCTGACCTGGTCCGGAAGAACCTTGCCCGCACCAGGCTGGCCGGCTACTCGGTGAACCCGGGGCTGGTCCTGGAGGGAAGCTGGGGGATGGGCGCGGCGGTGTTCGACCGTTCAGGGCGGCCCGCCTGGGCGTTGTCACTGACCGGCATTGAACCGCGGTTCAAGGCCGAACGGCAGGAGGAGCTGGGTGGCCTGCTGATGGCGGAGGCCCACAGGATTACACAGCAGCTGGGCGGACGCGCCGACGGCGGGCGCCGGGCCCGCTGA
- the pyrE gene encoding orotate phosphoribosyltransferase, whose protein sequence is MTSPTDTAVDTAAARARLLELIKELAVVRGKVILSSGAEADYYIDLRRITLHHEASKLVGQVMLALADDAGIDFECAGGLTMGADPVGTAVMHAAADAGRKVDAFVVRKAQKSYGMGRQVEGPSVEGRKVLVLEDTSTTGGSALTAVEGVRKASGNVVAVAVIVDRDTGAKEKIEAETGVPYLFAFGKDELGLD, encoded by the coding sequence ATGACTTCGCCCACTGACACTGCGGTAGACACCGCGGCTGCCCGCGCCCGACTGCTCGAACTGATCAAGGAACTTGCCGTGGTCCGCGGCAAGGTGATCCTCTCCAGCGGAGCCGAGGCCGATTACTACATCGACCTGCGCCGCATCACCCTGCACCATGAGGCGTCCAAGCTGGTGGGCCAGGTAATGCTGGCACTGGCGGACGACGCCGGCATCGACTTCGAGTGCGCCGGCGGGCTCACCATGGGTGCCGACCCCGTCGGCACTGCAGTGATGCACGCTGCCGCTGACGCCGGCCGGAAAGTTGACGCGTTCGTGGTCCGGAAGGCCCAGAAGTCCTACGGCATGGGCCGCCAGGTGGAAGGGCCGTCCGTTGAGGGCCGCAAGGTGCTGGTCCTGGAAGACACGTCCACCACAGGCGGCTCCGCGCTGACCGCAGTGGAAGGCGTCCGGAAAGCCAGCGGCAACGTCGTGGCCGTTGCCGTGATCGTGGACCGCGATACCGGCGCCAAGGAAAAGATCGAAGCCGAAACCGGCGTTCCCTACCTGTTCGCATTCGGCAAGGACGAGCTGGGCCTGGACTAG
- a CDS encoding M14 family zinc carboxypeptidase, protein MALAVVAGPAPLAHAVGEGPTYDGNGQITTSKLATYEQMVSFLKDQDARQPAMELEVIGQTVKGRDIHVVKYISDPAKPTILYLTQQHGNEQLTTEGAMEFIKHLGTGKSADILKGVNILVVPMLNADGAMGDVNFSLDNYLAKGDRHLTRYNAEGVDLNRDHVAKVQPETQALHNNVMRKYRIDYMIDLHHQGTRAERDGKLVSGSILYPTTPNADPAVVEKSKQLGAVVFNNVDSTGWGHLGKYQGGSAETISRNGISVEYGIATLLFEMRGMSDHYLDGYALGQRSNGYLIKQTVTTLTSTAAAIADGSIADADTSFWNTLAEQTSRPAGEAEDE, encoded by the coding sequence CTGGCGCTGGCCGTCGTAGCAGGACCTGCCCCGCTGGCACACGCTGTGGGCGAAGGCCCCACCTACGACGGCAACGGCCAGATCACCACGTCCAAGCTCGCCACGTACGAACAGATGGTCTCGTTCCTGAAGGACCAGGATGCCCGCCAGCCGGCAATGGAGCTGGAGGTCATCGGGCAGACGGTCAAGGGGCGCGACATCCACGTGGTCAAGTACATTTCGGACCCCGCCAAGCCCACCATCCTGTACCTGACCCAGCAGCACGGCAACGAGCAGCTCACCACCGAGGGCGCCATGGAGTTCATTAAGCACCTGGGGACCGGCAAATCCGCGGACATCCTCAAAGGCGTGAACATCCTGGTGGTGCCCATGCTCAATGCGGACGGCGCCATGGGTGACGTGAACTTCTCCCTGGACAATTACCTCGCCAAGGGGGACCGGCACCTCACCCGCTACAACGCCGAGGGTGTGGACCTGAACCGCGACCACGTGGCCAAGGTCCAGCCGGAGACCCAGGCGCTGCACAACAACGTCATGCGCAAATACCGGATCGACTACATGATCGACCTGCACCACCAGGGCACCCGGGCGGAGCGTGACGGCAAGCTGGTATCCGGCTCCATCCTGTACCCCACCACCCCCAACGCCGACCCCGCCGTCGTCGAAAAATCCAAGCAGCTCGGCGCGGTGGTCTTCAACAACGTCGACTCCACCGGCTGGGGACACCTGGGCAAGTACCAGGGCGGCAGTGCCGAAACCATCAGCCGCAACGGCATCTCCGTGGAGTACGGCATCGCCACCCTGCTCTTCGAGATGCGCGGCATGTCGGACCACTATTTGGACGGCTATGCACTCGGACAGCGCAGCAACGGCTACCTGATCAAGCAGACCGTCACCACGCTGACCTCCACGGCCGCGGCCATCGCGGACGGGTCCATTGCCGACGCCGACACCTCCTT
- a CDS encoding uracil-DNA glycosylase — protein sequence MTALAPETFHEQLMSRRYDPSVAAVNELCDSLQETKPGTVVPYVDPMHDVEECRIISLFSNIGEADPSGFITAGDQDAATRMLGLQWKLGLRPEFVMPWNVHPWHVPGEPNGKFTPDQIQAGLKPLLKFLALVPRASVIVAHGTEANRLANALLKTEVPLLWRRGLKTYKVRSLSGRAFAGSPARQEEYLEDMRAAYADAMARTGIAKP from the coding sequence ATGACAGCCCTGGCACCCGAAACATTCCACGAACAGCTCATGAGCCGCCGCTACGACCCCAGCGTTGCTGCCGTTAACGAGCTCTGCGATTCCCTGCAGGAGACCAAGCCCGGAACCGTGGTCCCCTATGTGGATCCCATGCACGACGTGGAGGAATGCCGCATCATCAGCCTGTTCTCCAACATTGGCGAGGCGGACCCGTCCGGGTTCATCACGGCCGGGGACCAGGACGCCGCGACCCGCATGCTGGGACTGCAGTGGAAGCTGGGCCTGCGCCCCGAGTTCGTGATGCCGTGGAACGTCCACCCCTGGCACGTTCCCGGTGAGCCCAACGGCAAGTTCACTCCCGACCAGATCCAGGCAGGCCTGAAGCCGCTGCTGAAGTTCCTGGCCCTGGTGCCCCGTGCCTCCGTCATCGTGGCGCACGGAACCGAAGCCAACCGGTTGGCCAACGCACTCCTGAAGACCGAAGTTCCGCTGCTGTGGCGCCGTGGCCTGAAGACCTACAAGGTACGCTCCCTGAGCGGCCGCGCCTTCGCCGGTTCCCCCGCTCGCCAGGAGGAGTACCTCGAGGACATGCGCGCGGCCTACGCCGACGCCATGGCACGCACCGGCATCGCCAAGCCTTAA
- a CDS encoding DUF3151 domain-containing protein, whose product MSDEFRRNLMGPEPTLLPAETEVHGQLEAGHEALDLVAKHPTSSLLWAVLAEEAWAEGRIIDSYAYSRVGYHRGLDSLRRNGWRGVGPIPWEHEPNRGFLRALYSLGRASSAIGEADEPERIEKFLNDSDPTAKAAIEGKF is encoded by the coding sequence ATGTCGGACGAGTTCCGCCGGAACCTGATGGGGCCGGAGCCCACGCTCCTGCCTGCCGAAACCGAGGTGCACGGGCAGTTGGAGGCCGGCCACGAGGCATTGGACCTGGTGGCCAAGCACCCCACGTCCTCGCTGCTCTGGGCTGTGCTCGCCGAAGAAGCATGGGCGGAGGGCCGGATCATCGATTCCTACGCCTACTCCCGCGTCGGCTACCACCGCGGCCTGGACTCGCTGCGCCGCAACGGCTGGCGCGGCGTCGGGCCCATCCCGTGGGAGCACGAGCCCAACCGCGGATTCCTGCGGGCCCTCTATTCCCTGGGCAGGGCTTCCTCTGCCATCGGCGAGGCTGACGAGCCGGAGCGGATCGAAAAGTTCCTCAACGACTCGGACCCCACGGCGAAGGCAGCGATCGAGGGCAAGTTTTAG
- a CDS encoding cobalamin-independent methionine synthase II family protein has product MSLNTDHIRVTHAGSLPRTPELIAANAAKETDGITPEFLELLEASVVEVVQRQKDLGIDIPNDGEYGHTMSSSVDYGAWWNYSFARLGGLEPTNVDRWADAQVHRSSPGNIVLTSFPDRRDRQAFNEAYNDPSSGILSHRKSVTQPKIAGPLTYTGQDLVASDIRNLKTGLAAAGLSDGFVASLSPGSCARVANEYYKSDEELVYACADAMREEYKAIIDAGLTVQLDDPSLAESWDQINPEPSLEDYLKFIQLRVEATNWALRDLPQEQIRLHVCWGSWHGPHTTDIPFADIIGSVLQVNAGAYSFEAANVRHEHEWRVWEDTKLPEGKVIIPGIVSHATNVVEHPDLVADRIVRFADVVGRENVIASTDCGLGGRVHPQIAFAKLEALGEGARRATSRLW; this is encoded by the coding sequence ATGTCCCTGAACACCGACCACATCCGCGTCACCCACGCGGGATCCTTGCCCCGCACCCCGGAACTCATCGCCGCCAATGCCGCCAAGGAAACCGACGGCATCACCCCTGAATTCCTGGAACTCCTGGAGGCCTCCGTGGTGGAGGTGGTCCAGCGCCAGAAGGACCTCGGCATCGACATTCCCAACGACGGCGAATACGGGCACACGATGTCCAGCTCCGTGGACTACGGCGCCTGGTGGAACTACTCCTTTGCACGGCTGGGCGGCCTGGAGCCAACCAACGTGGACCGCTGGGCCGATGCCCAGGTGCACCGCTCCTCGCCCGGCAACATTGTCCTGACCTCATTCCCTGACCGGCGCGACCGGCAGGCGTTCAACGAGGCCTACAACGACCCCTCCTCGGGCATCCTGTCCCACCGCAAGAGCGTGACCCAGCCCAAGATCGCCGGACCCCTGACCTACACGGGCCAGGACCTGGTGGCATCGGACATCAGGAACCTGAAGACCGGCCTCGCAGCGGCCGGGTTGTCGGACGGCTTCGTAGCGTCCCTCTCTCCCGGCTCCTGCGCCCGCGTGGCCAACGAGTACTACAAGTCGGATGAGGAACTTGTCTACGCCTGCGCCGATGCTATGCGGGAGGAATACAAGGCGATCATCGATGCCGGCCTGACCGTGCAGCTCGATGATCCGTCCCTGGCCGAGAGCTGGGACCAGATCAATCCCGAGCCCTCCCTGGAGGACTACCTGAAGTTCATCCAGCTGCGCGTCGAGGCCACCAACTGGGCCCTCCGCGACCTGCCCCAGGAACAGATCCGGCTGCACGTCTGCTGGGGTTCCTGGCACGGTCCGCACACCACCGACATCCCCTTCGCCGACATCATCGGATCGGTGCTGCAGGTGAACGCCGGCGCCTACTCCTTCGAGGCTGCCAACGTCCGCCACGAACACGAATGGCGGGTATGGGAGGACACCAAGCTCCCCGAGGGCAAGGTGATCATCCCGGGCATCGTCTCGCACGCCACCAACGTGGTGGAACACCCGGACTTGGTGGCAGACCGCATTGTCCGCTTTGCCGACGTCGTGGGCCGTGAGAATGTCATCGCCTCCACCGACTGCGGCCTGGGCGGGCGGGTCCACCCGCAGATCGCCTTCGCCAAGCTGGAGGCCCTCGGCGAGGGCGCCCGCCGGGCCACCAGCCGCCTCTGGTAG
- a CDS encoding TrmH family RNA methyltransferase — translation MTDEPDHQPGEAGPAKAEVGVGPWEGDLPEGDHWDPDLLADGDRRNVLDKYRYWKHEAIVAELDSRRHNFHVAIENWQHDLNIGTVVRTANAFLAKEVHIIGRRRWNRRGAMVTDRYQHVRHHPTVEDFVQWAQGEGLAIIGIDIFPDSVPLETYELPRDCVLVFGQEGPGLTPEVHQAAAATLSIEQFGSTRSINAASAAAIAMHAWIRRHVFNQHV, via the coding sequence ATGACAGACGAACCCGACCACCAGCCCGGGGAGGCCGGACCCGCAAAGGCGGAGGTCGGCGTCGGGCCCTGGGAAGGGGACCTGCCGGAAGGCGACCACTGGGACCCTGACCTGCTGGCGGACGGCGACCGGCGCAACGTCCTGGACAAATACCGCTACTGGAAGCACGAGGCGATCGTCGCGGAGCTGGACTCCCGGCGGCACAACTTCCACGTGGCCATTGAAAACTGGCAGCACGACCTGAACATCGGCACCGTGGTGCGCACCGCCAACGCCTTCCTCGCCAAGGAAGTACACATCATCGGCCGACGGCGGTGGAACCGGCGCGGCGCCATGGTCACCGACCGCTACCAGCACGTCCGCCACCACCCCACCGTGGAGGACTTCGTCCAGTGGGCGCAGGGGGAGGGGCTGGCGATCATCGGGATCGACATCTTCCCGGACTCGGTGCCCCTGGAGACGTATGAACTGCCGCGCGACTGCGTGCTGGTATTCGGGCAGGAGGGCCCGGGCCTGACTCCGGAAGTGCACCAGGCGGCCGCCGCCACCCTGTCCATCGAGCAGTTCGGCTCCACCCGGTCCATCAACGCCGCCTCCGCCGCGGCTATTGCCATGCACGCCTGGATCCGGCGGCACGTCTTCAACCAGCACGTGTGA